In a single window of the Stigmatopora nigra isolate UIUO_SnigA chromosome 7, RoL_Snig_1.1, whole genome shotgun sequence genome:
- the mag gene encoding myelin-associated glycoprotein isoform X5, translated as MQSLKLLLPLLLIVHEVRGQWQVWLSESVSAMSATCVVIPCSFTYPSSIAPSPGAIHGVWYYGTPYQNRYPPVVLKTRTDVFHESFAGRTKLLGDLQRGNCTLLMEDVGPQHAGKYFFRADLGGAKAYSFLESTDLKVLEQPDVDVPDDIVSDESLTLTCHAPDNCPGMTPEIQWMYTDFLPDPEFVLNVEEEGNTVVMSRSLVFTPSPMHNGQLLGCRVFYPDTSLVYERLVTLDVKYAPRSVWVNVSSEVMEGSSVTLHCEVDSNPPPRISWKLGDREVLWDTATNLSLTIDEATPEDEGVYTCIGENAYGAMNTSLYLAVKYPPREPSLNDSLTMVEGTSFTLHCSSQGSPPPTLTWLKDGEVVGTVTADELSVLEIQEVTPQDEGQYRCMAENEYGWTSGTLNVTVEYAPVLLEESKCTVVREGVQCVCVGAGNPEPTVEFFLPDSNTTVNETDRRYKFYTHTDGQRTTGMIKLKEKGERGDDATVPAVNVRCKISNVYGSQNVALELQQEKKYLMAVIVGTIGGVAVIAFIIAAVRYVGHNNKKENGLPREDAVLDNPIIYYSAAKKDKQNLRKKVVRHADERPHADANLRQSCWAQSLTPF; from the exons ATGCAGTCCTTGAAGCTCCTCCTACCGCTCCTCCTCATCGTCCACG AAGTCCGCGGCCAATGGCAAGTGTGGTTGTCGGAGAGCGTTTCGGCCATGAGCGCCACCTGTGTGGTCATCCCGTGCTCGTTCACCTACCCGTCCAGCATCGCCCCGTCGCCCGGCGCCATCCACGGCGTCTGGTACTACGGCACCCCCTACCAGAACCGCTACCCGCCGGTGGTGCTGAAGACGCGCACTGACGTTTTCCACGAGAGTTTTGCGGGTCGTACCAAGCTCTTGGGCGACCTCCAGAGGGGGAACTGCACGCTACTCATGGAGGACGTCGGCCCGCAGCATGCCGGGAAGTACTTCTTCCGAGCCGACTTGGGCGGGGCTAAAGCTTACAGCTTCCTGGAAAGTACCGACTTGAAAGTTCTGG AACAACCCGACGTGGACGTCCCCGATGACATCGTGAGCGACGAGAGTTTGACGCTGACTTGCCACGCCCCCGACAACTGCCCCGGCATGACGCCCGAGATCCAGTGGATGTACACGGACTTCCTGCCCGACCCGGAGTTTGTCTTGAACGTGGAGGAGGAGGGCAACACGGTGGTGATGTCCCGCAGTCTGGTTTTCACCCCCAGTCCGATGCACAATGGCCAGCTTCTGGGGTGCCGGGTCTTCTACCCCGACACTTCGCTGGTCTACGAGAGGCTCGTCACTCTGGACGTCAAAT ACGCCCCCCGCTCAGTGTGGGTCAACGTCTCCTCGGAGGTGATGGAGGGCAGTTCGGTGACGCTCCACTGCGAGGTGGACAGTAATCCGCCTCCCCGGATTTCCTGGAAGTTGGGAGACCGCGAGGTACTGTGGGACACGGCGACCAATCTGTCGCTCACCATCGACGAAGCCACGCCGGAAGACGAGGGCGTCTACACCTGCATCGGGGAAAACGCTTACGGTGCCATGAATACGTCGCTTTATTTGGCTGTCAAAT ATCCCCCCCGCGAACCCTCGCTCAACGACTCTTTGACAATGGTGGAGGGTACTTCGTTCACGTTGCACTGCAGTTCTCAGGGTAGCCCGCCACCCACCCTCACCTGGCTGAAGGACGGCGAGGTGGTGGGCACGGTCACCGCCGACGAGCTGTCGGTCCTGGAGATCCAGGAAGTGACGCCGCAGGACGAGGGCCAGTACCGATGCATGGCCGAGAACGAGTACGGCTGGACTAGCGGCACCCTCAACGTCACCGTGGAAT acgctccggtcctcctggaagAATCCAAGTGCACGGTGGTACGTGAGGGGGTGCAGTGCGTTTGCGTGGGGGCGGGCAACCCCGAGCCCACCGTGGAGTTCTTCCTGCCCGACTCCAACACCACCGTCAACGAAACGGACCGGCGCTACAAATTCTACACGCACACGGACGGCCAGAGGACCACGGGCATGATCAAATTGAAGGAGAAGGGCGAGCGGGGCGACGACGCCACCGTGCCCGCCGTCAACGTACGCTGCAAGATTTCCAACGTCTACGGGAGTCAAAACGTGGCCCTGGAATTGCAGCAAGAGA AGAAATATCTGATGGCCGTCATCGTGGGAACCATCGGCGGCGTGGCGGTCATCGCCTTCATCATCGCGGCGGTCAGATACGTTGGCCACAACAACAAGAA AGAAAATGGCCTCCCTAGAGAGGACGCAGTGTTGGACAACCCCATAATATACTACAGCGCGGCCAAGAAGGACAAACAAAATCTGAGGAAGAAAGTGGTGAGACATGCCGATGAGCGTCCCCATGCCGACGCGAA CTTAAGACAGAGTTGTTGGGCTCAAAGTTTAACTCCATTCTAG